GCTGCCAATATTCATTACCTAAATCTGCATAAATAGTTGACATTAAACTTTCACCTTCTGCAGCTGTTTTATAAGGGGTGTCTGAAAGTGGAATTGCTCTGTCAGTTAAAGGTTCTGTATCCAAATAATCGCTACAAGATGTTGTTCCTATAGTTAAGGTTGTTCCCAACAGAAAATAATATATTGTTTTATTAAATTTCATAATAATTGATTAAAAATTAGCTTTAAGACCGAAAATAAATGTTCTTACCTGTGGATAAGTACCGTAATCAACGCCAGAGACACCCGGCGTTGTATTGAAAGCATTTACTTCAGGATCAAAACCTGTGTAATCAGTCCAGGTTAAAAGATTTTGTCCAGTGACATAAACATTAATTTTACTCACTCCTTTAAACGGACTTAGGAAATTGTACCCTAAAGTTGCACTTTTGACTTTAAGAAAAGAACCGTCTTCCACAAATCTGTCTGAAACATATTGTGAACTTGGAGAATTAGCTCTTGGAGTATTTGTAATTTGTCCTGGAGTTGTCCAACGATCTAAAACTGCAGTTGATTGATTTTTAAAGTCATTCATCATTTCCAAATCAAATCTTGATGCATTATAAATTTCACCGCCATAAGACCCTGTTATTAGTACATCTAAATACCAGTTTTTATAAGAAAAATTATTGCTAAAACCAAAAGAAAAATCAGGGTTTGGATTCCCTATAAACGTTCTGTCGCCAGTATCAAAATATCCGTTTCCATTAGTATCTTTATAAACAAAATCCCCTGTTTGAGAGTCAACATGATCTATCTGATAACCATAAAAAGAACTAATTGCTTGTCCTGGAGTAAATCTCACTAAATTAGCTCCTACAGTTTCGATATTAGCTTTATCGAGAATAGGAACCCAATTTAGCTGTAATACTTTATTATTTGTGAATGCAATATTGAAGTTGGTATTCCAATTAAACCCCTCTCCTTTAAAATTTTGGGTATTTAAAGCAAATTCTAGCCCTTTATTTTCCATATTTCCAACATTTCTATAAAAAGGTACTTGTGCTGGTCCCATTGGTATTGGAATTATTAGGTTATTTGTTTTTCTTTGGTATGCATCAATGCTTAATTTAATTCTATTATTAACAAATCCCATATCAAGACCAACATTAGTATCGCTGGTAAGTTCCCAACCTAAATTTCCACTATCCCATTGACGGCCTCGCCAAATACCATCAGGGCCTACACGTGAAACTCTTTCTAAATTAAAGTGAGAATATGATGGAATCCCAGAAACATTTCCAGTTTGTCCCCATCCTCCGCGCAATTTCAATTCTGATATAACCTTACTTTCAGATAAAAACTCTTCATTAGATACTACCCAAGATGCAGATACTCCTGGAAAAAAACCCCATTTGTTTCCAGGAGCTAAAGCAGAACTTCCGTTATATCTAAACACTCCCATAATAGTATATTTATTATCTAGGGTATATAATGCTCTACCAAAAAAAGAAAGCTCTCTTAAATGTTCTTTTACAAGAGTTTCTCTTTTATCATCAATTACTGTATTGTAATCAAAAAAAGATGTTCCTGCAGGGAAATTATTTCCTTCATAGTTATGCCAAGTGTTTCTCTTTTCATGTATCTGATTTCCTCCTAATAATGATAAATCATGAACTCCTGACTTTATGGTATACGTTAAAGTATTCTCAATATTCATATCCTGATAAGTCGATAAATATTTTCCACCAATCCCTTTTTTCTCTCTTCCATAGCTAGTCTGAAATCCATCGGTGAATTGATCATTTGTAACATCAATTAAGTCAAATGAAACTGTAGGTTTCCAAACTAAATTTTTAAGCAGATTAACTTCCAATCCTAAATTACTCATAAAACGCTGCGTCTGAGTTTCGTTCTTTCTCGATTGATAGGCAACAGGATTTTCCCAAGATGATTGAAATGGGTTTAGCGCAAACTGACCATCTTTGTAACCATCAATAAAATTTCCTGAAGCATCTTTTTCTCTTACCGCAAGTTGACTTCCATAGATTGGTAAAAACGAAGGTGTATTTAATGCACTTAAAATAACTCCACCTCTTGAGGTTCCTAAATTGTCATTTGTATTTTTTAAACCTGTGTTAATGTAATTGAAATTACCCGTCAACTTCAACCAATTGGTGATTTTAGCATCTAAATTCATCTTTGCTGAAATCCTTTCGAATCTCGCAGGATCAATAATTCCGTCAATTCCTTGATAGCCTAATGCTGTATAAGCTCTTACTTTTTCATTCCCAAAAGAATAGTTTACATTATAATTTTGATCAAAACCAGTTCTGAAAACTTCGTCTCTCCAGTTGGTATTAATGCCTTCGTAACGAGGATTATTGATTAAAGGAAGATAATTTGTTCCTCCATTAGCATGAAAGTCAAACATCAAGGTTTTATATTGGTCTAAATTTAAAACATCAATATTGTTTACCGTTTTAGACATTCCCCAATAGGCGTTGAATGCTAATTGCGGTTTATTGGCTTTTCCTCTTTTTGTAGTCACAATCACAACTCCCGAAGAACCGTTAATTCCATAAATTGCTGCAGAAGTCGCATCTTTCAGAATCGTCAGCTCTGTAATGTCATCAGGGTTAATTCCGCTAATATCGAAGGTTTGAATGCCGTCTACTACATACAATGGGTTTACACTCGATGAGATTGAATTGTTTCCCCTGATTTTCACATCAATCGCAGCGCCCGGCTTACCCGAAGACTGTATTACATTCACCCCTGCAGCATTTCCCTGCAACGCCTGTCCGACATTATAAATAGGTCGATCGTCAAATGTTTCAGATTTCACGGTTGATACTGCACTTGTAAGGTTTGATTTTTTTACCGAACCATAGCCAATAACAACTACTTCCTCAATCTTCTGTTCTTTGGAAGCAGTATCTCGCGGTGTAGTCTGTGCATTGAAATTTGCCGTAAAATAAAGGGCGGCAATAATTCCTAAGCTTCTTGATATTTGTACATTCATATACAGTTAAGTTTTTTTTAATTCTCAAATTGAGACAATAAAAATATATATTTTTTTTAATAATTAACATTTTTTTAATAATTATTTTAATATTTCCACTATTTTTGAGCTTCTAAAGTGAAAAACAGAATAGGTTTATCAATTAATTGTTAATAAAACCTATAAAAATAAATTCCCAAAATGAACGTTAAGCAGCCCAATATCTCTCTTCCATTGAAGCTTACTTTCCTTATTTTCTCAATGGTTTTGAATTGCATAGGGATTGTAATTATTCAGCTTTCAGAGCAGAAAATAACCTACGATAAGCTTGGTTTTTTAGATTCTTTCAAAGATTTACCGAATGCTCTATTTTCACTTTTCGTCGTAAATTTTATCAGCAGATTCGGAACAAAAAAGTCCTTAATTTTTGCTTTAATGCTTGTTGGAATTTGCTCGTTATTTTTACCTTTTGTAGAAGTTTTTTGGTTTTATAAGCTATGGTTTGCCATTATCGGAGCTTGTTTTGCGATAGGAAAAATCTGTGTGTACGGTATTATTAGAAACAATATGACCGAAGAAAAGTCATTAGCTAAAACAATGAATAGTGTAGAAGCGTCTTTCATGATTGGTATTTTTACGGTTAATACAGGTTTTGGATGGCTAATTTCCAGTCAATTTGGAGAATATTGGAAATTTGGGTTTATGTTTATCTCTTTGATTTCTTTTATTACCGTTTATCTTTTTATGAAAATTAAAATTGCTGAACCTCAAAATAAAAGCACCAGAATTTTCCCTGATCTATCAGGATTTGGTAAAAAAACATTTATCCTTTTTTTTGGAGTAAGCTTTTTTATTATTTTCATCGAACAAAGTTTTAATTCTTGGCTTCCAGCGTTTTACAAAGATCATTTGAAAGTCAATTCTTTCTTTGCACTTCAGGCATCTTCATTTTTAGCGCTCTTTTCGTACACCGGAAGAACAATTACCTCAAAGATTATTCAGCGTTTTCCGCTGTCAAAATATTTTATGACATGTGTAATGATGATTGTTTTTTTATTGATTATTACTTCAGTCATTCAATTTTATTTTAGCGAAAATGCAAGGGTTTTATTATTCATGTTTCCTATCATCGGCTTGTTCCTTGCCCCACTCTATCCGCTAATTAACTCAAAAATGATTGCAAAAATTGATAAAGATAAAATCAATGCTTTTACTTCTTTAATCGTTATTGTATCTGCGGTAAGCAGTTCTATAAATTCAATTTCGATTTCAATACTATTTAAATATCAGATGCTTACCTATTATTCTCTCTATATTTTGGGAGCTGTAATGATGGTTTCTGTTTTGGCATATTCTTATTTTAAACTTAGCTCTAATAAAATTTAAAAAATAATTTTATTTTTACCCCATGAAAACTGATCACAATAAAAACATAGAGACCCTAAAAGAACTTATTGATAGCAAAGACCTTATTCCCAATGTATCTGTCGACTGTACCATTTTTGGCTTTCACGATAATATCCTTAAAGTTTTATTATTAAAATACCACGACCTTAATTTATATTCTCTTCCGGGCGGATTTGTTTTTATTGATGAAGATTTAAGGGAAGCGGCTGATCGTGTTTTGTATGAAAGAACACATCTTAAAGGATTGTTTCTGGAGCAGTTTCATACGTTTGGAAGACTCAACAGAACGGCAAATAATGTACACAAAACATTAATCAACAACAAAGGTTTGGATGTTCCTAAAGATCATTGGATTTTACAAAGATTCATCACTGTTGGATATTGTAGCCTCATAGATTTCACCGTGGCCAATACTTTTCCTGATGCTTTTAATGAATCTTGTGCTTGGTTTGAAGTCAATAAACTTCCAGAAATGGCGTTTGATCACGACAGAGTGATTGCTGAAGGACTAGAATATCTACGTAAAAACATCGATACTCAGGTTGCAGCAAGCAATTTACTACCCGAAAAGTTCACCATGAAAGATTTACAATCGTTGTATGAAACAATATTAGGTGAAAAATTCAGACGTAACAATTTCCAACGTAAAATACTAAGCACTAATTCCTTAGAAAGGATGGAGAAATTATTCGATGGCTCTGCAAACAAGGCACCTTATCTCTATAAATTCATTGCAGAGTAGTTTTTTCTCTCTTTGAAAAAATTTTCTTTTCAGCATTCCGAAAAAATCCTATTTTTAGGAAAATTAAATTACATGTCATATTATCCTCTTACCAGCATCCCCGATTATTACGGAATAGATGCTTTACTTACCGAAGAACACAAGCTTATCCGTCAATCTGTAAGAGATTGGGTAGAGAGTTTTGTAATGCCGAATATTGATGAAGCAGCTCAAAATCATACCGATTTGCCTAATCTGATGAAAGAATTGGGGAAAATTGGGGCTTTAGGACCTTATATTCCTGAAGAATACGGCGGTTCTGGCTTAGATCAGATTTCTTACGGTTTGATTATGCAGGAATTGGAAAGAGGAGATTCTGCGGTACGTTCTGCGGCTTCTGTACAGAGTTCTTTGGTGATGTTCCCGATCAACGAGTTCGGTTCTGAAGAGCAAAAAAGAAAATACTTACCCAAGCTGGCTTCTGGTGAGATGATTGGATCTTTTGGCCTTACTGAGCCTAATCACGGGTCTGATCCTAGTTCTATGGAAACTTATTTTAAAGATATGGGAGATCATTATCTTTTGAATGGAGCGAAAATGTGGATTACCAATTCTCCATTGTGCGATATTGCAGTAATTTGGGCTAAAAATGAAGAAGGAAAAGTACAAGGATTGATCGTTGAAAGAGGAATGGAAGGTTTCACTACTCCGGAAACTCATAACAAATGGAGCTTAAGAGCATCTAAAACTGGTGAGTTGGTTTTCAATGATGTGAAAGTACCTAAAGAAAACTTATTGCCAAATGTTACAGGATTAAAAGGACCTTTATCTTGTCTAAATTCTGCGAGATATGGAATTTCTTGGGGAGTAATCGGAGCGGCAATTGATTGTTATTGTACTGCAGTTCAATACTCTAAAGAAAGGAAACAGTTCGGAAAACAAATCGGTGGATTCCAGTTACAACAGAAAAAATTGGCTGAGTTTTTAACCGAAATCACTAAGGCTCAGTTGCTTTGTTTACAATTAGGAAACTTGAAAAACGACCATAAAGCAAGTCCGGCGCAGATTTCTATGGCCAAAAGAAACAATGTAAAAATGGCGATTGATATTGCTAGAGAATCTAGACAAATTCTTGGCGGAATGGGAATTATGGGTGAATTCCCGATGATGCGTCATGCTGCAAACTTAGAGTCAGTGATTACGTATGAAGGAACACACGATGTTCATTTGTTGATTACAGGTCTTGATATTACAGGAATTAACGCTTTTTAAAATAAATTTATTCAAAACCTCCCAAATTTCTAAAAATCTGGGAGGTTTTATAATTTTAATAAGCGCTAAAAGTTTTTACATTTTCAATAAAGCTCATTTCAGGATTTAAAATTTCCAGAATTAAATTTTGAATAGAAACCATTGCATCATCAAGACTTCCCTGAGCAAAGTCAAGTGATACAACACCCTTTTTAGCGTCAGCAAAGCTCCAAATCCCTGTTTCTACAGGAAATCCCCAGAATTCTGGCAAACTCTGAATTACATATTGATATAAACAAAGCTGCATTGCCTGTTTTCTGTCGCTATTTTGAAAGTAATCTGATTTATTTAAATCATCAATCTTGACAGTAAGATTCTTTGTTTTCGCTGTTTTATAATCGATAATTCTTACCGTTCCGTTTAATCGGTCGATGCGGTCGATGAAACCAAAGAAAGAAACCTTATCATTTTTCTCTTCATTCAGATAAAAATCTACAGCTTCAAATCGTCTTTCAATATCAATTATTTCTAAAGAATTCCCAGCTTTTATCAATTCCAAATCGTAATTCAGAATATTCTCAATCACTTTTTTGGCAATTGCTTTGTGGATGTAATTCATCCCTTTTTTATAAAATTCGGGTTGATGTTTTAGCTTTTCAATAGCCATATCAATAAATTCATCTATTCGTTTAATTGAATCTTGTAAATCGTTTAATTTTAAAATCTTACCTTTTAATACCTCATAAACTTCTTGAAGGGTATAATGAACTAAATTACCGTAATTTCTAATCGATAATTCTTCTTCAATTTCATCTGCTTCAGAGGTATTCAGAATCTTTGAAAGATAAAAATCAATTGGATTATAGAGATAACTTGTCAAATGAGAAGCTGAAACTTTTTCTTTCCATTTTAAAAGTTGCTGCTTTACAATTTCAGTTTTAAAAACTTCGATAGGCTGACTTAAAATTGGCTCCGAAGAATTTTCAACAATAACATGCTCAATATGATGATTACTCTCCATTTCAATCTGAGTAATAAACCTACTCTTCTCTCCTGTATTTACTCCCGAACTTAAAGCATTAAAAAGTAAGTGTACATTCTGCGCGTCCTGAATCAAACGGTAAAAATGGTATGCATAAATACTGTCATTTTCAAGAAAAGTATGCAAATCAAAATATCTTCTGATATCGAAAGGAATATAGGTGTTTTGGGAGTTTCCGAGCGGTAACTTACCTTCATTAACCGATAATAGAATTACGTTTTCAAAATTCAAAAGACGGGTTTCCAAAAGTCCCATTACCTGAAGCCCTTTCAATGGTTCACCCTGAAAATCGATGCTTTCTGAATTAATATGCTGGTTGATAAGAATTTCAAGCGTTTCCATCTTGATTTCAAAACCATACGGTGTAATCTGATTTTTGATGATTCTAAATGCATTTTCAAAATGAGAAACGTTTTCATACTGAATATCATCTAGTTTCAACCATTTTATTTTTTTACAAAATTCAATCAAGTCATCTAAAAATGAATATCCTGAATCTGCTTTTTGAAGCAAATTAAAATAGGAAAGGTTCTCTAATAGCTCTTTTAAAAGCTTTTGTGAAATATAAACAATATTCCTCTCCTCTATTTTGGATTTGAAATCCGTAATAATTTTTTCATCCTCCTCAGATTTTGGAAGTTCTTCCAGAATTGGATAAACATCGCGGTAATAATATGAAGATTTGCTTTTTTCAAGCTGTTTCTGAAGATAAAAAAGTTGTTTTACCGCATTCGAAAAAGAAAGGTTTTTCAACGGAAAACCCATTGTAATGTTTAGATTTTCAACATCATGCATCACATCCAGACTTGCAGGAAGAAGGTTTTCATCGAGTAAAACGACTGCGGTATTGGTAAATGTTTTATTATCTATATTTTTAAATAATTCAGGTAGAATTTTGGTTTGGGTAACGTTTCCGGAAACTTCGTAGACTTTTATGTTTTTAGGCTGGTTAAAATCATCCTCAATCCAATTGAAAGCTCTGTTGTCATCAAATTCTTTCCAGGTTCTATGATTTCTTAAAAATTTTCCAGCTTCCTGTCTTTCGTCATCAAAATAATATTTATCTCCCTGAAAAAAACATTGTGCTTTATCCCATTGCAAAAGATTTCTAACCAGTTTTTCTTCAACCGGAGTAAAAGCATTAAAACCGCAGAAAACAAAATTTTCGGTGTTGTTTTTTGCAAATTCGCTTATTTTCGCCTTAGCAGACTCGTGAATCATTCCGGGAGTTGCCCAGTTTTTTTCTTTTAATTTCTCCTTTAAAACAGGAAGGAAAACATTCATATTCTGCCAAAAATTCAGGAATTTTTTTCTTGGGACGTCGTCATCTTCTCCTAAATCCTGTGCCCATTCTTTGATACGTTCTTCGTCAAACATATATTCTAAAACAGCTTCATCTGAGTCTGAAAATTTCAAAATATCATCCCAATCTTTCTGGAGCGTAGGAAACCATTTTAAAAACTCCGAAAAATTATCGTTGGGAATAAAATTCAAACTTTTATAAACATCAAATGCAAAAAGCCATAACGGAATCCCCTGAATTGTTTGCTGGTCTACAATATTTACAATCAGTTCTTCGATGGTATAAAAATTAGGAAGAAATCCTGAGTAGTTATTTTCTTCTAAAATCTGACGTATAAAAACGATGGGTCTTTTACCGGGAAGAACAATGTTGAATTGCGATAAATCAGTGTTTTGAATTAATAATTCATCGATTATTTTATTTAGAAATTTCAAATTTTCTGAAAGTTTTTTAGATTATTGAGTTCTTCGGCGATTAAAATATTGTATTCTGCTTGTTTTTCTTTATTCATTCCATGTTCTGTAATACGGTCATAGTCAGTCTGAAAACCTTTATATTCAGAGGAGATTTTCGCATAAATTATTTTGAATAACTTATTGTAATCAGCAGTCGTTTTTATTTTTTCTGAAACTTCTTTTCTTAATTTTCTGGCGTGAATTTCAGCGATATCAAAATGTTTCTGCTCATGAAGAAGTACATAATCATTGATTCTTTTAACGTCTTTCCATGATTTATTTTCATTAAAAACCGTTTGAATCGTGATTTTTACAGGAATTTTAGGGTCACTCGATGTGGTTGCAGAATATTCCCAACCGCAATGGGTATAAGCTACCACCGTGGAACCACCTAAGTTATTGGTTTTACTTTTAAAATTGTCCCAAACCAACTTTTGATTCTCACTCCAGTAAATATTTTGAGACCATAGATTATTGAAAATCAATAAAAAACCGATTAAAAAAAACTTCATTATTCCACTACAATTGTTTTGGTAATCCAGTTGTTATTACCATTCCAAAATCTGAATGTATAATTTCCTTTTTTTCGTGGACTAAAATTAATCTGATTTGTCGATTTATGATTTGCCTGCGAGCACATCCCATTGGTGAGGTATTGATAAGCAGTAACATCTCTGTCAAATTCTCCAGTATGTGCATAATCGTAGCCGTAAAATCCCCTACAAGTTGACGCGTATGTAGAATAGGTTCTAATACTTTGAACAGTAAAAACACTCATGGTATCTCTAACGATTTTCACACTATCGATTTTTACTTTATCTACAGATTGTATCGTTTGATAATCATCATCATCTTTACATGAAGTAAAAAAAGCACCTAAAACTGCCGCAGCAAGACTTATTTTTATTAGAGATTTCATGATATTGGATTTTATCATTTGGAAGTATAAATTTAGCAAAAAAAAATGCCAATTAACATGATTTTAAGAGTTAAAATTACCTTTTGAAAGATATACTACTTTTTTAGTATCAAAAAATTCTTCTTCAAAGTAGTTTTTAAGACTAAAAAGCTCACATTTTAATCCTGCAAGTTCTTCGGCTAAATCTCCACCTTTAAGATATAGAACTCCGTTGTGTTTTGGGTTAAACTGTTCTTTTTCAAATTTACCTTTCAGCCATCTTAAAAATTCAGGCATTTGAGTAACGGCGCGACTCACTACAAAATGGAATTTTTCTTTTACTTTTTCTGCTCTTCCATGAATGGCAGTAAGATTTGATAAACCGATACCTTCTGCAACAGCATTTACCACTGTAATTTTTTTACCGATAGAATCGATTAACGTAAATTGAGTTTCCGGGAACAAGATTGCCAAAGGAATCCCTGGGAACCCACCACCTGTACCGACATCTAAAACTTTGGTTCCGGGAGCAAATTCCATAACTTTTGCAACGCCTAAAGAATGCAGAATATGCTTCTCATAAAGAGATTCCATATCTTTTCTGGAAATAACGTTGATTTTTTCATTCCATTCTTCATACAGGCTTTCAAGCTTTGTAAACTGCTCGATTTGTTTCTCTGTAAGATTCGGAAAGTATTTTTGAATGATTGATATTGACATAAAACTAATTCTAAAGAGCAAAAATAAGTTTTATTCACACTTTATTCAAATTAAGTTTTTATATATATTTGTTAAAAAGACAAAAAGAATACATGAATAAACTTTCAGACAGAGTAAACAGATTGGGTTACTCGCAGACATTCGTCATGTCAAACAAGGCTAGAGAGATGAAAGCCAGCGGAATAGATGTAATTTCTTTAACATTGGGTGAGCCCGATTTTAATGTTCCCGATAATATTAAAGAAGCTGCTTTTACTGCAATCAATGAAAATTATAGCCACTACTCTCCTGTTCCGGGATTTTTAGAACTTCGTCAGGCGATTTCAGAAAAATTAAAAAGAGATAATCAACTCGACTATAAACCAACCCAGATTTGTGTTTCAAATGGCGCAAAACAGGCAATTATCAATGTTTTAGCAGCTATTATCAATGATGGTGATGAAGTTATTCTTCCTTCTCCTTTTTGGGTAAGCTATGATGAAATGGTAAAAATGATGGGTGGAAATTCTATAATGCTTCCTACTTCTTACGTTACCGATTTTAAAATCACTTCAGAACAGCTTGATGAAGCGATTAACGAAAAAACAAAAGCTATTCTTTTCAGCTCACCTTGTAATCCTTCTGGTGGATATTACACTTATGATGAGTTAAAATCTTTAGCGAAAGTTATTGCTAAATATCCGCATGTAACGGTAATCTCTGACGAAATCTACGAATACATTAATTACGAAACCAAAAGTACGTCTATCGCTCAGTTTCCTGAAGTATATGAGCAAACCGCTGTAATCAACGGAATGTCTAAAGCTTTTGCGATGACAGGTTGGAGAATCGGTTATTCTGCTTGTCCGGAATGGTTGGCAAAAGCCTGTGAAAAAATTCAAGGACAAATGACAAGCGGTGCAAATACAGTGGCTCAGAGAGCTTCAATTGTTGCTTTAAAAACTGATCCTTCAGAATATAAATACATGATTGATGCATTCGAGAAAAGAAGAAATTTAGTATTCGATTTAATGAAAGAAATTCCAGGATTTAAGGTGCTTTTACCGAAAGCTGCTTTCTATTTCTTCCCAGATATTTCTCATTATATCGGAAAAACATTAGATGGAACCGAAATAAAAGATGCTGATGATTTTGCGATGTTTATTTTAGAAAATGCTCATGTAGGTTGTGTAGGCGGCGTTTCATTCGGAAGCCCGGAATGTATTAGATTTTCTTATGCTGCTTCTGAGGAAGAATTAAGAGAAGCGATGAGGAGAATAAAAGAATTATTAGAAAAATTTAATTAAAACATAAATGAATTTATTTAAAAAATTAACGATTGTAACCAGCATTGCAGCAGCAAGTTTTTGCGGTTACGCTCAAGCTCAGGATTTTCAGTGGAAAGAAGCAAAATCAAATGGTTACACCTATAAATACGTAACCAACGACCCTACTTCCGCAAGATATTATAAGCTTAAAAACGGATTAACGGTAATTTTGAGCCCTACCAATAAAGAACCTAGAATTCAGACTTATATTGCAACAAAAGCAGGGAGTAAAACCGACCCGGCAACTCACACTGGTCTTGCGCATTATTTGGAACACATGCTCTTTAAAGGAACCGATAAATTTGGTTCAAAAGATTGGGCAAAAGAAAAACCTCTTTTAGATAAAGTGGATGCTCTTTATGAGAAATATAACCAGACAAAAGATGAAGCTAAGAGGAAAGAAATTTACAAAGAAATAGATAAAGTTTCGGGAGAAGCTGCCAACTACGCCATCGCCAACGAATACGACAAAATGATGGCAGGAATGGGCGCAGACGGTACCAATGCATTTACTTCTTT
The sequence above is a segment of the Chryseobacterium turcicum genome. Coding sequences within it:
- a CDS encoding SusC/RagA family TonB-linked outer membrane protein, producing MNVQISRSLGIIAALYFTANFNAQTTPRDTASKEQKIEEVVVIGYGSVKKSNLTSAVSTVKSETFDDRPIYNVGQALQGNAAGVNVIQSSGKPGAAIDVKIRGNNSISSSVNPLYVVDGIQTFDISGINPDDITELTILKDATSAAIYGINGSSGVVIVTTKRGKANKPQLAFNAYWGMSKTVNNIDVLNLDQYKTLMFDFHANGGTNYLPLINNPRYEGINTNWRDEVFRTGFDQNYNVNYSFGNEKVRAYTALGYQGIDGIIDPARFERISAKMNLDAKITNWLKLTGNFNYINTGLKNTNDNLGTSRGGVILSALNTPSFLPIYGSQLAVREKDASGNFIDGYKDGQFALNPFQSSWENPVAYQSRKNETQTQRFMSNLGLEVNLLKNLVWKPTVSFDLIDVTNDQFTDGFQTSYGREKKGIGGKYLSTYQDMNIENTLTYTIKSGVHDLSLLGGNQIHEKRNTWHNYEGNNFPAGTSFFDYNTVIDDKRETLVKEHLRELSFFGRALYTLDNKYTIMGVFRYNGSSALAPGNKWGFFPGVSASWVVSNEEFLSESKVISELKLRGGWGQTGNVSGIPSYSHFNLERVSRVGPDGIWRGRQWDSGNLGWELTSDTNVGLDMGFVNNRIKLSIDAYQRKTNNLIIPIPMGPAQVPFYRNVGNMENKGLEFALNTQNFKGEGFNWNTNFNIAFTNNKVLQLNWVPILDKANIETVGANLVRFTPGQAISSFYGYQIDHVDSQTGDFVYKDTNGNGYFDTGDRTFIGNPNPDFSFGFSNNFSYKNWYLDVLITGSYGGEIYNASRFDLEMMNDFKNQSTAVLDRWTTPGQITNTPRANSPSSQYVSDRFVEDGSFLKVKSATLGYNFLSPFKGVSKINVYVTGQNLLTWTDYTGFDPEVNAFNTTPGVSGVDYGTYPQVRTFIFGLKANF
- a CDS encoding MFS transporter, with product MNVKQPNISLPLKLTFLIFSMVLNCIGIVIIQLSEQKITYDKLGFLDSFKDLPNALFSLFVVNFISRFGTKKSLIFALMLVGICSLFLPFVEVFWFYKLWFAIIGACFAIGKICVYGIIRNNMTEEKSLAKTMNSVEASFMIGIFTVNTGFGWLISSQFGEYWKFGFMFISLISFITVYLFMKIKIAEPQNKSTRIFPDLSGFGKKTFILFFGVSFFIIFIEQSFNSWLPAFYKDHLKVNSFFALQASSFLALFSYTGRTITSKIIQRFPLSKYFMTCVMMIVFLLIITSVIQFYFSENARVLLFMFPIIGLFLAPLYPLINSKMIAKIDKDKINAFTSLIVIVSAVSSSINSISISILFKYQMLTYYSLYILGAVMMVSVLAYSYFKLSSNKI
- a CDS encoding NUDIX hydrolase, which translates into the protein MKTDHNKNIETLKELIDSKDLIPNVSVDCTIFGFHDNILKVLLLKYHDLNLYSLPGGFVFIDEDLREAADRVLYERTHLKGLFLEQFHTFGRLNRTANNVHKTLINNKGLDVPKDHWILQRFITVGYCSLIDFTVANTFPDAFNESCAWFEVNKLPEMAFDHDRVIAEGLEYLRKNIDTQVAASNLLPEKFTMKDLQSLYETILGEKFRRNNFQRKILSTNSLERMEKLFDGSANKAPYLYKFIAE
- a CDS encoding acyl-CoA dehydrogenase family protein, whose amino-acid sequence is MSYYPLTSIPDYYGIDALLTEEHKLIRQSVRDWVESFVMPNIDEAAQNHTDLPNLMKELGKIGALGPYIPEEYGGSGLDQISYGLIMQELERGDSAVRSAASVQSSLVMFPINEFGSEEQKRKYLPKLASGEMIGSFGLTEPNHGSDPSSMETYFKDMGDHYLLNGAKMWITNSPLCDIAVIWAKNEEGKVQGLIVERGMEGFTTPETHNKWSLRASKTGELVFNDVKVPKENLLPNVTGLKGPLSCLNSARYGISWGVIGAAIDCYCTAVQYSKERKQFGKQIGGFQLQQKKLAEFLTEITKAQLLCLQLGNLKNDHKASPAQISMAKRNNVKMAIDIARESRQILGGMGIMGEFPMMRHAANLESVITYEGTHDVHLLITGLDITGINAF
- a CDS encoding PD-(D/E)XK nuclease family protein — encoded protein: MKFLNKIIDELLIQNTDLSQFNIVLPGKRPIVFIRQILEENNYSGFLPNFYTIEELIVNIVDQQTIQGIPLWLFAFDVYKSLNFIPNDNFSEFLKWFPTLQKDWDDILKFSDSDEAVLEYMFDEERIKEWAQDLGEDDDVPRKKFLNFWQNMNVFLPVLKEKLKEKNWATPGMIHESAKAKISEFAKNNTENFVFCGFNAFTPVEEKLVRNLLQWDKAQCFFQGDKYYFDDERQEAGKFLRNHRTWKEFDDNRAFNWIEDDFNQPKNIKVYEVSGNVTQTKILPELFKNIDNKTFTNTAVVLLDENLLPASLDVMHDVENLNITMGFPLKNLSFSNAVKQLFYLQKQLEKSKSSYYYRDVYPILEELPKSEEDEKIITDFKSKIEERNIVYISQKLLKELLENLSYFNLLQKADSGYSFLDDLIEFCKKIKWLKLDDIQYENVSHFENAFRIIKNQITPYGFEIKMETLEILINQHINSESIDFQGEPLKGLQVMGLLETRLLNFENVILLSVNEGKLPLGNSQNTYIPFDIRRYFDLHTFLENDSIYAYHFYRLIQDAQNVHLLFNALSSGVNTGEKSRFITQIEMESNHHIEHVIVENSSEPILSQPIEVFKTEIVKQQLLKWKEKVSASHLTSYLYNPIDFYLSKILNTSEADEIEEELSIRNYGNLVHYTLQEVYEVLKGKILKLNDLQDSIKRIDEFIDMAIEKLKHQPEFYKKGMNYIHKAIAKKVIENILNYDLELIKAGNSLEIIDIERRFEAVDFYLNEEKNDKVSFFGFIDRIDRLNGTVRIIDYKTAKTKNLTVKIDDLNKSDYFQNSDRKQAMQLCLYQYVIQSLPEFWGFPVETGIWSFADAKKGVVSLDFAQGSLDDAMVSIQNLILEILNPEMSFIENVKTFSAY
- a CDS encoding DUF922 domain-containing protein, encoding MKFFLIGFLLIFNNLWSQNIYWSENQKLVWDNFKSKTNNLGGSTVVAYTHCGWEYSATTSSDPKIPVKITIQTVFNENKSWKDVKRINDYVLLHEQKHFDIAEIHARKLRKEVSEKIKTTADYNKLFKIIYAKISSEYKGFQTDYDRITEHGMNKEKQAEYNILIAEELNNLKNFQKI